A region from the Phycisphaerales bacterium genome encodes:
- a CDS encoding glycosyltransferase, translating into MRVCLVSREVRPFVGGGLATYVQEMARVLVSRGHEVHVLTVPTENLTVRLHEVIPGVVAHEVVIHRGHAAIPGAYYSHANRYSMAVFEKLRELHAHTPFDYIEFPEYAGEGYWSLRAKRTLGDFAGCVLGVRLHTPHYTCLEVDRKHTLPTENAHIEHMEKWSIREADVVLSASQAMVDRVTRDLGGMKRGEERGPTRIVRLPIDLEQIRRDFGRGEAEAGSVPTIVCVGRSQCCKGSQVLVEAAHLLFERGVEACVKFIGGDTHTGPFGRSMREHLERRMSGRFRDRFTIEEARDREGLGAAIRGTIADGGVCCFPSLWESYCLACVEAMGVGACVVTSDAGALPEVVRDGVDGIVTRADDPASLADGLERAIRDRELRTRLMVSARERAVSLSGIESVGAALERVIEECRGGRGTNGGGERVAARPRLERLPSATVIVPFYNVAEFLPATLESLANQTHKDFELIIVNDGSTDADAISLLDQLRAQGYRIIDKRNGGLGSARNVGFRAASGEWVLPVDADDLCVPEYVETLLRVVSRDPHLAWASSMFTSFYTNPEEVVSGYIPLAGDPDLLPYHNIGGPGAGSILQRQTVLDVGGYDEWLTSFEDWDLWCTLVEHGHRGVAIPEFLLKYRLRQGSLIRSEVLPRQQALRAYLMKKHARLARDPSIAARMILWDQFAAQDRVGALEMQVRELQVRLAEASGTAHLPAEVAPTPPLTSVIDPVLVRSEAFSLIRENIRYRIADRINDAIKATGVHSAVKKAAVKAIGAVKKRK; encoded by the coding sequence ATGCGTGTGTGTTTGGTGTCGCGCGAGGTCAGGCCGTTTGTGGGTGGCGGACTGGCGACGTACGTGCAGGAGATGGCGCGGGTGCTGGTGTCGCGCGGGCATGAAGTGCACGTACTGACGGTGCCAACGGAGAACCTCACGGTGCGTCTGCACGAGGTCATTCCCGGCGTGGTGGCGCACGAGGTGGTCATCCATCGCGGACACGCGGCGATTCCCGGGGCGTATTACAGCCACGCGAACCGGTACTCGATGGCGGTCTTCGAGAAACTCCGCGAGTTGCACGCGCACACGCCCTTCGATTACATCGAGTTTCCCGAGTACGCCGGAGAGGGGTACTGGTCGCTGCGCGCCAAGCGAACGCTGGGCGATTTCGCGGGATGCGTGCTGGGCGTGCGGCTGCACACGCCGCATTACACGTGCCTAGAAGTGGACCGCAAGCACACGCTGCCGACGGAGAACGCCCACATCGAGCACATGGAGAAGTGGAGCATTCGCGAGGCGGATGTCGTGCTGTCGGCGTCCCAGGCGATGGTTGATCGCGTGACGCGGGACCTCGGCGGGATGAAGCGGGGCGAGGAGCGCGGTCCCACGCGGATCGTGCGACTTCCGATCGATCTCGAGCAGATCCGCAGAGATTTTGGGCGTGGCGAGGCGGAGGCGGGGAGTGTGCCGACGATCGTGTGTGTTGGTCGAAGTCAGTGTTGTAAGGGATCGCAGGTGCTGGTCGAGGCGGCGCACCTGCTTTTCGAGCGCGGCGTCGAGGCGTGCGTCAAGTTCATCGGGGGCGACACACACACGGGACCCTTCGGGCGCTCGATGCGCGAGCATCTCGAGCGGCGGATGAGTGGGCGGTTTCGAGACCGGTTCACGATCGAGGAGGCACGCGATCGCGAGGGGCTGGGGGCGGCGATCCGCGGCACGATCGCCGACGGCGGCGTCTGCTGTTTCCCATCGCTCTGGGAGAGTTACTGCCTGGCGTGCGTCGAGGCGATGGGGGTCGGGGCGTGCGTGGTCACGTCGGATGCCGGGGCCTTGCCCGAGGTCGTGCGCGATGGAGTCGATGGGATTGTGACGCGGGCGGATGATCCGGCCTCCTTGGCGGATGGGCTCGAACGGGCGATCCGCGACCGCGAGCTGCGGACACGATTGATGGTGTCGGCGCGCGAGCGCGCGGTATCGTTGAGCGGCATCGAGAGCGTCGGCGCGGCACTCGAGCGAGTGATCGAGGAGTGCCGGGGGGGGCGAGGAACGAATGGCGGCGGCGAGCGCGTGGCGGCGAGGCCGCGACTGGAGCGACTGCCGAGCGCCACAGTGATCGTGCCGTTCTACAACGTGGCGGAGTTCCTCCCCGCGACGCTCGAATCGCTCGCGAACCAGACGCACAAGGACTTTGAACTCATCATTGTGAACGACGGCTCAACGGACGCCGACGCGATCTCTCTTCTGGACCAGTTGCGCGCGCAGGGGTACCGCATCATCGACAAGCGTAACGGCGGGCTGGGCTCCGCGCGGAACGTCGGATTCAGGGCGGCCAGTGGCGAGTGGGTCCTGCCCGTCGATGCCGACGATCTCTGTGTGCCGGAGTATGTGGAGACGCTGCTGCGTGTGGTGTCGCGCGACCCGCACCTGGCGTGGGCGAGCAGCATGTTCACGAGTTTCTACACGAATCCCGAGGAGGTCGTCTCGGGATACATCCCGCTGGCGGGCGATCCGGACTTGCTGCCGTACCACAACATCGGCGGCCCCGGCGCGGGTTCGATCCTGCAACGCCAGACGGTGCTCGATGTCGGCGGCTACGACGAGTGGCTCACGAGTTTCGAGGATTGGGACTTGTGGTGCACGCTCGTGGAGCACGGGCACCGAGGCGTGGCGATCCCGGAGTTTCTCCTGAAGTATCGCCTTCGTCAGGGGTCGCTCATCCGGTCGGAGGTCTTGCCCCGTCAGCAGGCGCTGCGGGCGTATCTGATGAAGAAGCACGCGCGCCTGGCGCGCGATCCATCGATCGCGGCACGGATGATCCTCTGGGATCAGTTCGCGGCCCAGGATCGGGTGGGGGCGCTCGAGATGCAGGTGCGCGAGTTGCAGGTTCGCTTGGCGGAGGCGTCGGGGACGGCACACCTTCCGGCGGAGGTTGCGCCCACGCCGCCGCTGACGAGCGTGATCGATCCGGTTCTGGTGCGGAGCGAGGCGTTCAGTTTGATTCGGGAGAACATCCGGTATCGGATAGCGGACAGGATTAATGACGCGATCAAGGCGACCGGTGTTCACAGTGCAGTGAAGAAGGCGGCGGTGAAGGCGATCGGCGCCGTCAAGAAGCGCAAGTAG
- the flgG gene encoding flagellar basal-body rod protein FlgG, protein MAINALQSAASALSALNTALDVTANNLANVNTAGFKSSRVNFQDLLYVEKAQPGSVNANGDQRPIGLSVGLGTRVSGTQLDFASGSAQFTGRPLDVMINGEGFLVVGTEDAIGGGVAYTRAGNLALNRDGEIVMANDQGRRLQPSITVPPEAQDISIGADGLVTYVVPGDTNVTEAGRIEISTFVNPAGLRQVGENLFAETDASGAPTTGFPGDANRGKLSQNFLEASNVDPTRELIDLIRTQRAFEMNSQSIRAADETLRNVGQLTR, encoded by the coding sequence ATGGCGATCAATGCACTGCAATCGGCGGCGTCGGCGCTCTCGGCGCTCAACACGGCGCTCGACGTGACAGCGAACAACCTGGCGAACGTGAACACGGCGGGGTTCAAGTCCAGCCGCGTGAACTTCCAGGATTTGCTGTATGTGGAGAAGGCCCAGCCGGGGAGCGTGAACGCGAACGGGGACCAGCGGCCGATCGGATTGTCGGTGGGGCTGGGGACGCGGGTGAGCGGGACACAACTCGACTTCGCGTCGGGTTCGGCGCAGTTCACGGGCCGCCCGCTGGACGTGATGATCAATGGCGAGGGATTCCTCGTCGTGGGGACCGAGGACGCGATCGGCGGCGGCGTGGCGTACACGCGCGCGGGGAATCTTGCGCTCAATCGTGACGGCGAGATCGTGATGGCCAACGACCAGGGGCGGCGACTGCAGCCCTCGATCACGGTCCCGCCCGAGGCCCAGGACATCAGCATCGGGGCGGACGGGCTGGTGACGTACGTGGTGCCCGGCGACACGAACGTGACCGAGGCAGGGCGGATCGAGATCTCGACGTTCGTGAACCCCGCGGGGCTTCGGCAGGTGGGCGAGAACCTCTTTGCCGAGACCGACGCGTCGGGGGCGCCGACAACAGGATTCCCCGGGGATGCGAACCGAGGGAAACTGTCGCAGAACTTCCTCGAGGCGTCGAACGTGGATCCGACGCGTGAGTTGATCGACCTCATCCGCACGCAGCGGGCCTTCGAGATGAACAGCCAGTCGATCCGGGCCGCAGACGAGACGCTCCGGAACGTCGGGCAGTTGACGCGATAA
- a CDS encoding YceI family protein, producing the protein MHASTRRSRLALAANRPAFGIFSGQSLALASLLLAASAFAQPVATKPLDTAPSGKSLVVPKDLATKGTLYYALTGTLHQLSITSTTPTNKITAKTIHVIGFLVAGPVTEPAAFQSGEWHLSVDKIATATAEHNAALKTLLDAEKNPTIVLRLTKPAELKPIESKIDSVKAFKATLDTELTLAGVTKSLTLEATASAREESDLTKLAFDGDVISLRTSIKVTLADFGITEDRIKAAGLEGKLAPTIECNLNLGMSTVPPENQTDRTKPAAAAPTPGSIPATRIESPTKPE; encoded by the coding sequence ATGCACGCCTCGACCCGCCGTTCCCGCCTCGCCCTCGCCGCCAACCGTCCCGCGTTCGGCATCTTCTCGGGCCAGAGCCTCGCGCTCGCCTCGCTGCTCCTCGCCGCCTCGGCCTTCGCCCAACCCGTCGCCACCAAGCCCCTCGACACCGCCCCCTCGGGCAAGTCCCTCGTCGTCCCCAAGGACCTCGCCACCAAGGGCACCCTCTACTACGCCCTCACCGGCACGCTCCACCAACTCTCCATCACCTCCACCACGCCAACCAACAAGATCACCGCCAAGACCATCCACGTCATCGGCTTCCTCGTCGCCGGCCCCGTCACCGAACCCGCCGCGTTCCAGTCCGGCGAGTGGCACCTGAGCGTGGACAAGATCGCCACCGCTACCGCCGAGCACAACGCCGCTCTCAAGACCCTCCTCGACGCCGAGAAGAACCCCACGATCGTCCTTCGCCTCACCAAGCCCGCCGAACTCAAGCCCATAGAGTCCAAGATCGACAGTGTCAAGGCCTTCAAGGCCACGCTCGACACCGAACTCACGCTCGCCGGCGTCACCAAGTCCCTGACGCTCGAGGCCACCGCCTCCGCCCGCGAAGAGTCCGACCTCACAAAACTCGCCTTCGATGGCGACGTCATCAGCCTCCGAACCTCCATCAAGGTCACGCTCGCCGACTTCGGCATCACCGAGGACCGCATCAAGGCCGCCGGCCTCGAGGGCAAACTCGCGCCCACCATCGAGTGCAACCTCAACCTCGGCATGTCCACCGTCCCCCCCGAGAACCAGACCGACCGCACCAAACCCGCAGCGGCAGCACCCACCCCGGGCTCCATTCCCGCGACTCGCATCGAGTCGCCCACAAAGCCCGAGTAA
- a CDS encoding zinc ribbon domain-containing protein, whose translation MPLYEYICEADGTVLELIRPTAQADAPVEDPDGKGRTFTRTLSVFASKSANASANSPCGGNGPAPGTCCPCGKRGH comes from the coding sequence ATGCCGCTCTACGAATACATCTGCGAGGCCGATGGCACCGTCCTCGAACTCATCCGCCCCACTGCTCAGGCCGACGCCCCCGTCGAAGATCCCGACGGCAAGGGCCGAACCTTCACGCGCACACTCTCCGTCTTCGCATCCAAGAGCGCAAATGCCTCCGCCAACTCACCTTGTGGTGGCAATGGCCCCGCCCCAGGCACATGCTGCCCCTGCGGCAAACGCGGGCACTAG
- a CDS encoding flagellar hook basal-body protein translates to MNISATGVLTAMYRQDVLSNNLANASTVGFKAMIPATRQRAAASVEDGESQMPSNALLERLKGGVLLAPNLVDMGQGAINPRGGPLDVAIEGRGFLAVLKPGSDEGGEGEDASFALTRDGRMTRNPAGRLVTTDGYEVLDAGGSPIAIAAGGVVTIDGNGRISQNGAVVATLKFVDVADPGALRPLGNGMLEAKAGTEFAEASGRLIQGSVEESGVDEVRTIMQITSASREVEANISMMRQIDRLNGELFNTFARLA, encoded by the coding sequence ATGAACATCTCGGCGACGGGCGTGCTGACGGCGATGTACCGGCAGGATGTCCTGTCGAACAACCTCGCCAACGCGAGCACGGTGGGGTTCAAGGCGATGATCCCCGCGACGCGCCAGCGGGCGGCGGCGAGTGTCGAGGATGGCGAGTCACAGATGCCCTCGAACGCGCTCCTGGAGCGACTCAAGGGCGGCGTGCTGCTCGCGCCGAATCTCGTGGACATGGGGCAGGGGGCGATCAACCCGCGAGGTGGTCCATTGGATGTGGCGATCGAGGGACGCGGATTTCTCGCGGTGCTCAAGCCGGGCAGCGACGAAGGGGGCGAGGGCGAAGACGCATCGTTCGCGCTCACGCGTGATGGACGCATGACCCGGAACCCGGCGGGGCGGCTGGTGACGACGGATGGGTATGAGGTGCTCGATGCCGGCGGGTCGCCGATCGCGATCGCGGCTGGTGGAGTCGTGACCATCGACGGGAACGGACGGATCAGCCAGAACGGGGCGGTGGTGGCGACGTTGAAGTTCGTGGATGTCGCCGACCCCGGGGCGCTGCGGCCATTGGGGAACGGGATGCTGGAAGCGAAGGCGGGGACGGAGTTCGCCGAGGCGTCCGGACGATTGATCCAAGGGTCGGTCGAGGAGTCGGGCGTGGATGAGGTTCGGACGATCATGCAGATCACGTCGGCGTCGCGCGAGGTGGAGGCGAACATCTCCATGATGCGCCAGATCGACCGGCTCAATGGGGAGTTGTTCAACACGTTCGCGAGACTGGCGTAA